A genome region from Labrus mixtus chromosome 9, fLabMix1.1, whole genome shotgun sequence includes the following:
- the pcsk7 gene encoding proprotein convertase subtilisin/kexin type 7, producing the protein MATLYFPTFLLLIFMSSFSLLLLTLLPSVAPSLPFSSPPSSSPWPSPSCGQAQAWAVRLHAGPHHEEEDADQNSVHLDVIANRVAEQAGLQNQGQIGQLEGHYLLCSDKPGPEFVADIWSKSVHPGDVLAAHPHVAWFSKERVLSRSKRSMAFNDPNYPKQWHLHNNINKGLDINVTGVWERNITGQGVTVVVVDDGVQHDHQDIQPNYSAEGSYDLNSNDPDPMPHPDVHSDNHHGTRCAGEIAAVPNNSFCAVGVAYGSKVAGIRVLDGPLTDSLEAVAFNKHYQVNDIYSCSWGPDDDGHTVDGPHPLGKAALQHGVIAGRKGFGSIFVVASGNGGQYNDNCNYDGYANSIYTITVGAVDENGRMPFYAEECASMLAVTFSSGGNKLRSIVTSDWSLQHGTGCTDSHTGTSAAAPLAAGMVALMLQVRPCLSWRDVQHIIAFTATKCDTSADWRVNGAGFNHSPQHGFGLLNAWRLVNAAKVWESVPFLVSYQNSVIKEEAAIPTYPDQLIRTWKVSPADLKHSGMETLEHVAVTVTINHPCRGNVEVVLVCPSGMTSVIGARRAIDRDPAGYQDWTFSTVRCWGERAEGLYMLKISDHKEPTSLQCAAAGVLKQWALTLYGSSMTFSEVKDRQMLVEEAMSGKYLDSSFSLPCPPGLDIPPEIVSPFTSNSLKFLLLLGCFALFWSLYYTLEVTLAHLYFRGIFCPSRRRGAPRNKRGHRGRGVEEAIVEEDGQEEDGDSGVELQTVLDSEAVSLLNGERPAT; encoded by the exons ATGGCAACACTATATTTCCCCACATTCCTTCTCCTCATTTTCATGTCTTCCTTCTCCCTTTTACTTTTGACCCTGCTGCCCTCGGTTGCCCCATCACTTCCCTTTTCGtcacctccttcctcctcacctTGGCCGTCGCCCTCCTGCGGTCAGGCTCAGGCCTGGGCCGTCCGCCTCCACGCCGGACCACATCACGAGGAAGAAGATGCTGACCAGAACTCTGTGCACTTGGATGTTATAGCCAACAGG GTAGCGGAGCAGGCTGGGCTGCAGAACCAGGGCCAGATTGGACAGCTGGAAGGCCACTACCTGCTGTGTTCTGACAAGCCTGGACCTGAATTCGTGGCCGATATTTGGAGTAAGAGTGTGCACCCCGGAGACGTCCTCGCAGCTCACCCGCATGTCGCGTGGTTCTCCAAGGAGAGAGTGCTCAGCCGCTCCAAGAGATCTATGGCCTTCAACGATCCGAACTACCCTAAACAGTGGCACCTG CACAACAACATCAATAAGGGTTTGGACATTAACGTAACAGGAGTGTGGGAGCGCAACATCACCGGCCAGGGAGTCACGGTGGTGGTGGTCGATGACGGGGTGCAGCACGACCACCAGGACATCCAGCCCAACTAC AGTGCAGAGGGCAGTTACGATCTGAACTCCAATGACCCCGATCCCATGCCTCACCCGGACGTCCACAGCGACAACCACCACGGGACGCGATGTGCAGGAGAGATCGCAGCCGTCCCCAACAACAGCTTCTGTGCCGTTGGTGTGGCTTACGGCAGCAAGGTGGCAG GTATCAGAGTCCTGGATGGCCCGTTGACTGACAGCCTGGAGGCTGTAGCCTTTAACAAGCACTACCAGGTCAACGACATCTACAGCTGCAG TTGGGGTCCAGATGATGACGGACACACTGTGGACGGACCCCATCCCCTGGGCAAG GCAGCGCTGCAACATGGGGTGATCGCAGGCAGAAAAGGCTTTGGGAGTATCTTTGTGGTTGCCAGCGGCAACGGGGGTCAATACAACGACAACTGCAACTACGACGGCTACGCCAACTCCATCTACACCATCACAGTCG gagCAGTCGATGAGAATGGGAGGATGCCCTTCTACGCTGAGGAGTGTGCGTCCATGCTGGCTGTCACTTTCAGCAGCGGAGGGAACAAGCTGAGGAGCATT gtgaCGTCAGACTGGTCCTTGCAGCACGGGACGGGCTGTACGGACAGCCACACAGGCACATCTGCCGCGGCGCCCCTGGCGGCGGGAATGGTGGCTCTAATGCTGCAGGTCCGGCCCTGCCTCAGCTGGAGAGACGTGCAGCACATAATCGCCTTCACCGCCACCAAG TGTGACACCAGTGCAGACTGGCGGGTAAACGGGGCTGGATTTAACCACAGCCCGCAGCACGGCTTTGGTCTGCTCAATGCGTGGAGACTCGTCAATGCTGCCAAG gtTTGGGAGTCTGTGCCGTTCCTGGTGTCCTATCAGAACTCAGTGATAAAGGAGGAAGCAGCCATCCCGACATATCCTGACCAGCTGATCCGCACCTGGAAAG tcTCGCCTGCCGATCTGAAACACTCCGGGATGGAGACACTGGAGCATGTCGCTGTTACCGTGACAATAAACCACCCTTGTCGCGGAAACGTGGAGGTTGTGTTGGTTTGCCCCAGTGGAATGACTTCAGTCATCGGGGCACGCCGTGCCATTGACAG AGACCCTGCAGGCTACCAGGACTGGACTTTCTCCACTGTGCGCTGCTGGGGAGAGAGAGCTGAAGGCCTGTACATGCTCAAGATATCAGACCACA AAGAGCCGACGTCTCTGCAGTGTGCCGCCGCGGGAGTGTTGAAGCAGTGGGCGTTGACCCTGTATGGTTCTTCTATGACCTTCAGCGAGGTCAAGGACAGACAGAT GCTGGTGGAGGAAGCTATGAGTGGCAAGTATCTGgacagcagcttctctctgCCCTGCCCACCAGGCCTGGATATCCCTCCAGAGATAGTCAGCCCATTCACCTCCAACAGCCTCAAG TTCCTGCTGTTATTGGGCTGCTTTGCTCTCTTCTGGTCTCTCTACTACACACTGGAGGTCACATTGGCCCACCTGTACTTCCGAGGCATTTTCTGCCCGAGCAGGAGGCGGGGCGCTCCCCGGAACAAGCGGGGACACCGAgggagaggagtggaggaggcCATAGTCGAGGAGGATGGCCAGGAGGAAGACGGGGACTCCGGGGTGGAGTTGCAAACGGTGCTGGACTCCGAGGCCGTGTCTCTTTTAAATGGAGAGCGGCCTGCAACATAG
- the bace1 gene encoding beta-secretase 1, whose translation MGASMLQPCWWTGVFIWTMLCLLGNGHSASDTSGLPLAIRVPLRQGARAEPLVSPAAAAASVNQERQSGSLRKYAVRKRRGAATGGISFVDMIDNLRGKSGQGYYVEMAVGSPPQKLNILVDTGSSNFAVGAAAHPFLRRYYHRSLSGSYRDQGRSVYVPYTQGRWEGELGTDLVSVPHGPNATLRANIAAITQSDRFFINGSNWEGILGLAYADIARPDETLEPFFDSLVRQTSVPNLFSLQLCGAGFTQNYSLGSATVGGSMIIGGVDPSLYVGDLWYTPIRREWYYEVIIVRIEVNGQDLNMDCKEYNYDKSIVDSGTTNLRLPRKVFQAAVKAIEAASSTEQFPSGFWLGEQLVCWQAGTTPWHIFPVISLYLMSENHNQSFRISILPQQYLRPVEDVASAQEDCYKFAVSQSSTGTVMGAVIMEGFYVVFDREKKRIGFAVSTCHVHDEFRTASVGGPFHGVDLEDCGYNIPQTDESTLMTIAYIMAGICALFMLPLCLMVCQWRFARCLHPHGDFADDISLLK comes from the exons ATGGGGGCGTCAATGTTGCAGCCCTGctggtggacaggtgtgttcataTGGACGATGTTGTGCCTGCTCGGTAACGGTCACTCCGCCTCGGACACCTCGGGCCTGCCTCTAGCTATCCGCGTGCCACTGCGGCAAGGCGCTCGCGCTGAGCCGCTCGTGTCACCTGCCGCAGCTGCCGCCTCTGTGAACCAGGAGCGTCAAAGCGGCAGCCTGCGGAAATACGCTGTGCGCAAGCGGAGAGGAGCGGCAACGGGCGGTATCAGCTTCGTGGACATGATTGATAACCTGCGTGGAAAGTCAGGCCAGGGGTACTACGTGGAGATGGCCGTGGGCTCTCCTCCGCAGAAG TTGAACATACTCGTGGATACAGGAAGCAGTAACTTTGCTGTAGGTGCAGCTGCTCATCCCTTCCTGCGGAGATACTACCATCGTTCACT CTCGGGCTCGTACCGCGACCAGGGTAGGAGCGTGTATGTTCCCTACACACAGGGTCGCTGGGAGGGGGAGCTGGGCACCGACCTGGTTTCTGTCCCACATGGCCCAAACGCCACACTGCGGGCTAACATCGCCGCCATCACCCAGTCTGATCGCTTCTTCATCAATGGTTCAAATTGGGAAGGCATCCTGGGACTGGCATACGCTGACATAGCACGA ccagaCGAGACATTGGAGCCTTTCTTCGACTCTTTGGTCCGTCAGACTTCTGTCCCCaacctcttctctctccagttGTGTGGAGCTGGCTTCACCCAAAACTACTCCCTCGGCAGTGCGACTGTCGGCGGCAGCATG aTCATTGGGGGAGTGGACCCATCCCTCTACGTGGGAGATCTCTGGTACACACCCATACGCAGGGAGTGGTACTATGAGGTCATTATTGTACGTATTGAGGTGAATGGACAGGACCTGAACATGGATTGTAAAGAG TACAACTACGATAAGAGCATTGTAGACAGTGGCACCACCAACCTGCGTCTGCCAAGGAAAGTCTTCCAGGCTGCAGTCAAGGCTATTGAAGCAGCTTCTTCG ACAGAGCAGTTTCCCTCTGGGTTCTGGCTGGGGGAGCAGCTCGTATGTTGGCAGGCGGGGACTACGCCTTGGCACATCTTCCCAGTCATATCGCTCTACCTGATGAGTGAAAACCACAACCAGTCCTTCAGAATCTCAATTCTACCGCAG caATACCTGCGGCCGGTCGAGGATGTGGCGTCGGCCCAGGAGGACTGCTATAAGTTCGCTGTGTCCCAGTCCAGTACTGGAACAGTGATGGGGGCCGTCATCATGGAGGGCTTCTATGTTGTTTTCGACCGAGAGAAGAAACGCATCGGCTTCGCTGTTAGCACGTGCCAcg TACACGATGAGTTTCGCACTGCCTCAGTGGGAGGACCGTTCCATGGTGTCGACCTTGAGGACTGCGGCTACAACATCCCTCAGACGGACGAGTCCACTCTGATGACCATCGCCTACATCATGGCGGGAATCTGCGCTCTCTTCATGCTGCCTCTGTGTCTCATGGTTTGCCAGTGGCGCTTCGCCCGCTGCCTCCACCCACACGGGGACTTTGCTGACGACATATCGCTCCTTAAgtga